From one Nitrospira sp. MA-1 genomic stretch:
- the atpD gene encoding F0F1 ATP synthase subunit beta → MAENLNHSNPGTVVSVRGSVVDIRFDDHLPPIYSLLRTGQKGRIAIEVLAQLETHRVRGIALTPTQGLARGMVVEDTGGPLMAPVGKGILSRMFDVFGNSIDREPAPTEIQYRTVHRAPPALARRSTKSEIFETGIKIIDVLLPLERGGKAGLFGGAGVGKTVLLTEMIHNMIGHHEGVSIFCGIGERCREGEELYREMKEAGVLPNMVMVFGQMNEPPGSRFRVGHAALTMAEYFRDDEHRDVLLLIDNIFRFIQAGSEVSGLMGQMPSRLGYQPTLGTELSRLEERIANTDTGAITSIQAVYVPADDFTDPAAVHTFSHLSASIVLSRKRASEGLYPAIDPLQSNSKMATPGTIGARHYRIAQEVRRTLAQYAELKDIIAMLGLEQLSLEDRKVVARARRLERFLTQPFFTTEQFSGLKGQLVSRNDALDGCERILQDEFKDYPEHALYMIGSIDQAVEKVKSGKPEAQDEDESNNTSTGDPNPNGKSER, encoded by the coding sequence ATGGCCGAAAACCTCAACCACTCAAATCCCGGCACAGTCGTCTCGGTGCGCGGCAGCGTCGTGGATATCCGGTTCGATGACCATTTACCGCCCATCTACTCGTTGTTGCGCACAGGACAAAAGGGACGAATCGCCATTGAGGTGTTGGCCCAACTCGAAACACATCGCGTGCGCGGAATTGCACTGACGCCCACGCAAGGCCTCGCCCGCGGCATGGTCGTGGAAGACACCGGCGGACCGCTGATGGCCCCGGTCGGGAAAGGCATTCTCTCCCGCATGTTCGACGTATTTGGAAATTCCATCGACCGGGAGCCGGCACCAACAGAGATTCAATATCGCACCGTCCATCGAGCCCCGCCAGCGTTGGCCCGGCGCTCCACCAAATCCGAGATCTTTGAGACAGGGATCAAGATCATTGATGTGCTGTTGCCTCTGGAACGTGGAGGCAAGGCCGGTCTGTTTGGCGGAGCAGGCGTGGGCAAAACCGTCTTGCTCACCGAAATGATTCACAATATGATCGGGCACCACGAGGGGGTCAGCATTTTTTGCGGAATCGGCGAACGCTGTCGTGAAGGAGAGGAACTCTACCGTGAAATGAAGGAAGCCGGTGTACTGCCGAACATGGTCATGGTGTTCGGGCAGATGAATGAACCGCCGGGCAGCCGTTTTCGTGTGGGGCACGCGGCACTGACCATGGCAGAGTATTTCCGGGATGACGAGCATCGCGATGTGCTCCTGCTCATCGATAACATTTTTCGTTTTATCCAGGCCGGCTCGGAAGTCTCAGGGTTAATGGGGCAGATGCCATCACGTTTGGGCTATCAGCCAACGCTGGGAACCGAATTGTCCCGGCTGGAAGAGCGCATCGCCAACACCGATACCGGGGCCATCACGTCGATTCAAGCCGTGTATGTGCCTGCAGACGATTTCACCGATCCGGCCGCAGTGCACACCTTCTCGCATCTTTCCGCCTCCATCGTGCTGTCCCGCAAACGTGCCAGTGAGGGACTCTACCCGGCCATCGACCCCTTACAGTCCAATTCAAAAATGGCCACCCCTGGCACCATCGGCGCACGCCATTACCGCATCGCGCAAGAAGTCAGGCGGACACTCGCGCAATATGCAGAACTCAAGGACATCATCGCGATGCTTGGGTTGGAACAACTGTCTCTGGAGGACCGCAAGGTGGTGGCTCGCGCCAGACGGCTTGAGCGTTTTCTCACCCAGCCGTTTTTCACGACGGAACAGTTCTCAGGCCTCAAGGGACAACTCGTCAGCCGGAACGACGCCCTGGACGGTTGTGAACGCATCCTGCAGGACGAGTTTAAGGATTACCCGGAGCATGCCCTGTATATGATTGGAAGCATTGACCAAGCGGTGGAAAAAGTAAAATCCGGCAAGCCTGAAGCTCAAGACGAAGATGAGTCGAACAACACATCCACGGGCGACCCGAATCCCAACGGGAAGTCCGAACGGTAG
- a CDS encoding response regulator, with translation MLLIATIDPILRKNLQQALTKKGDPFLLLDEGENIIESVLRHNPSLVVVDLYLVRPSGLEILRQLREKGFSGKVVALGGQSNQSLTPEPSHLGAVQIIGCPFNANQVLGAVRVASGDLD, from the coding sequence ATGTTACTCATTGCGACCATCGACCCCATCTTACGAAAAAATTTGCAACAGGCCTTAACGAAAAAAGGCGACCCATTCCTTTTACTGGATGAGGGAGAAAATATTATCGAATCCGTATTACGGCATAACCCCTCCCTGGTCGTGGTTGATTTATATCTGGTCCGTCCGAGCGGTCTGGAAATATTGCGTCAACTCCGCGAAAAAGGATTCTCAGGGAAAGTGGTGGCTTTGGGAGGGCAATCTAACCAAAGCCTTACTCCGGAACCCAGTCACCTGGGTGCAGTTCAAATTATCGGATGCCCTTTCAATGCCAATCAGGTACTGGGCGCGGTTCGGGTTGCCAGTGGCGACCTAGACTAA
- a CDS encoding AtpZ/AtpI family protein has product MTEDPEEKPLRGETTLARQVGMKAARKLKAQRHTTRTIWFGLGMMGLVGWSVAIPTLLGASLGLWLDKHYSGPHSWTLTLLFIGLIIGCVNAWHWVTREDQEIRAEQENHDG; this is encoded by the coding sequence ATGACTGAGGATCCGGAAGAGAAGCCTCTCAGGGGAGAGACGACCTTAGCCCGACAGGTCGGCATGAAGGCTGCGCGCAAACTCAAGGCGCAACGTCACACGACGCGGACCATCTGGTTTGGGTTGGGAATGATGGGTCTGGTCGGTTGGTCGGTGGCGATTCCAACGCTACTTGGTGCGTCGCTCGGTCTCTGGCTGGACAAACATTATTCCGGACCCCATTCCTGGACGCTCACCTTGCTCTTCATCGGCTTGATCATCGGCTGTGTGAATGCCTGGCATTGGGTGACCAGGGAAGACCAGGAAATACGAGCCGAACAGGAGAATCACGATGGATGA
- a CDS encoding F0F1 ATP synthase subunit A produces MRLSPDDIIFWQYGFIKLNATIAFTWGLMLLLAIGSTVITRHLSTGLQRSRWQNLLEIVVTAIEKQIEEVGLSQPRKYLSFLGTIFLFIALASLCTIIPGYEPPTGSLSTTVALALCVFVAVPLFGIEEQGVGGYLKSYLKPTVIMLPFNLISEFSRTLALAVRLFGNMMSGAMIVAMLLTITPFIFPIVMSLLGLLTGMVQAYIFSILATVYIAAATRTRQRDPQPESGGK; encoded by the coding sequence ATGCGCCTTAGCCCGGACGACATCATTTTCTGGCAATACGGGTTCATCAAGCTGAATGCCACAATTGCGTTCACTTGGGGATTGATGCTCCTGTTAGCTATTGGATCAACAGTCATTACGCGGCACCTGTCCACCGGTCTGCAACGTTCTCGCTGGCAGAATCTTCTGGAAATCGTCGTCACGGCCATCGAGAAACAAATTGAAGAGGTGGGCCTGAGCCAGCCACGGAAGTATCTCAGCTTTCTGGGAACAATCTTTCTGTTCATTGCCCTTGCCAGCCTCTGTACGATTATTCCCGGTTACGAGCCGCCGACAGGATCCCTTTCGACCACAGTGGCGCTTGCGCTGTGTGTCTTTGTTGCCGTCCCGCTTTTCGGGATTGAGGAGCAAGGAGTCGGCGGGTATCTCAAGTCCTACCTGAAACCGACCGTCATCATGCTGCCGTTTAACCTGATCAGCGAATTCTCCCGCACGCTGGCCCTGGCGGTCCGCCTGTTCGGCAACATGATGAGCGGAGCCATGATCGTCGCCATGCTACTGACCATCACGCCCTTCATCTTCCCGATCGTCATGAGCCTGCTCGGTCTGCTCACCGGAATGGTCCAGGCCTATATCTTCAGTATCCTGGCCACGGTCTACATTGCGGCCGCAACACGAACACGTCAGCGGGACCCCCAACCCGAATCTGGAGGGAAATAG
- a CDS encoding F0F1 ATP synthase subunit epsilon: MTLKILLPFRIFAEQNAVTRIVAETRQGAFGLLPQRLDCVAALEPGILIYEKKGEEEMYVALDEGVLVKSGPNVLVSVRNAIAGTDLPQLREAVEREFLTLDEQEQSLRSVMAKLESSFVRRFADFHHD, encoded by the coding sequence ATGACCCTGAAAATTCTTCTGCCGTTCAGAATCTTTGCCGAGCAGAACGCGGTCACGCGTATCGTCGCGGAGACTCGCCAGGGCGCGTTTGGACTTCTGCCCCAACGGCTTGACTGCGTCGCGGCACTCGAGCCGGGAATTCTGATCTACGAAAAAAAAGGGGAAGAAGAGATGTACGTGGCACTCGATGAAGGGGTGCTGGTCAAAAGCGGCCCCAACGTTCTGGTCTCCGTGCGCAACGCCATTGCCGGGACTGACCTCCCCCAATTGCGCGAGGCCGTGGAACGTGAATTTCTGACTCTGGACGAACAGGAACAGAGCCTCCGCTCGGTGATGGCCAAGCTTGAAAGTAGCTTTGTGCGCCGCTTCGCGGATTTTCACCATGACTGA
- a CDS encoding ATP synthase subunit I, with protein MDDIFMMVPALVTGMLLGAMFFGGLWWTIRKGLSSTQPAFWFLGSLLLRTSMTLVGFYMVSDGQWERLLVCLVGFTIARPIVMRVTGLAENPNSPAQEPSHAP; from the coding sequence ATGGATGACATCTTTATGATGGTGCCTGCGCTGGTAACGGGAATGTTGCTCGGAGCGATGTTTTTTGGTGGCCTATGGTGGACGATTCGGAAAGGCCTGTCCTCCACACAACCGGCCTTTTGGTTCCTCGGCAGCCTGCTGCTACGAACGAGCATGACCTTGGTCGGTTTCTATATGGTTTCGGACGGCCAATGGGAGAGGCTGCTGGTGTGCCTCGTTGGATTTACCATTGCCCGTCCGATCGTGATGCGAGTCACCGGCTTAGCCGAAAACCCAAACAGCCCGGCACAGGAGCCCAGCCATGCGCCTTAG
- a CDS encoding pentapeptide repeat-containing protein — protein MNTSKTGRSQGKSMKLGGSWLGRVMAFVLVGSLMSTGAYGEHLDVSGGLTDTSSDCHGVFLGKQIPGETLTRMLAAHARWLADHQDPKGVQANLCGADLSEVDFREEDLSGANFQGANLTRAVFTTARLIHVNFQNANLTEASFYSVDMRGANVSGASARLADFRKADLTQTNFTGADLREANLAESAFRLGVLRGADLEEAYLVRANFEMANLAEASLIRVDGREANFRRALLVNAKLLEADFNRSDFQEADLRSADISGADFGSANLSEAVLNHANLREVNLDRAVLFQANLEDANCAGASFQNADLLEANLMNSNLMRATLDEAYLAKANLLGANLEGSDFSWANLAEADLSQSILEFAVMFRTNLHEAKLDGARFYGADLRGANVEKASFQGTRLEGVAIRYAQGLNQTQLNQACVDARTRLPEGLVGPSQCLR, from the coding sequence TTGAACACAAGTAAGACAGGACGATCGCAGGGAAAGTCTATGAAGCTGGGCGGGTCATGGCTTGGAAGGGTGATGGCATTCGTATTGGTCGGGAGTCTGATGTCCACGGGAGCTTATGGGGAGCATCTGGATGTATCCGGTGGTCTCACAGACACCTCCTCGGACTGTCATGGGGTATTCCTCGGAAAACAAATTCCGGGAGAAACACTGACCCGGATGTTAGCTGCACATGCCCGATGGCTCGCCGATCATCAAGACCCGAAAGGGGTGCAGGCCAATTTATGCGGGGCCGATTTGTCCGAAGTCGATTTTCGGGAGGAAGATTTGAGCGGTGCCAACTTTCAGGGGGCCAACCTGACTCGTGCCGTGTTCACTACGGCTAGGTTAATCCATGTGAACTTTCAAAACGCGAACCTCACCGAAGCCTCTTTCTATTCGGTTGATATGCGCGGAGCCAACGTCTCAGGTGCCAGTGCCCGGTTGGCGGATTTTCGAAAAGCCGATTTGACCCAGACCAATTTCACGGGAGCTGATTTGCGAGAAGCGAATCTTGCCGAGTCTGCTTTCCGCCTAGGCGTCTTGCGAGGAGCAGATCTAGAGGAAGCCTATCTGGTGAGAGCGAATTTTGAAATGGCCAATCTCGCGGAAGCTTCCCTCATTCGAGTGGATGGTCGAGAGGCAAATTTTCGCCGGGCCTTACTCGTCAATGCCAAACTACTCGAAGCGGATTTCAATCGAAGCGACTTCCAAGAAGCAGATCTTCGTTCGGCTGATATTTCCGGGGCCGATTTTGGATCAGCGAATCTGAGTGAGGCCGTACTGAACCATGCCAATCTCCGTGAAGTGAATTTGGACAGGGCCGTGCTGTTTCAAGCGAATCTCGAAGACGCGAATTGTGCCGGCGCGAGTTTTCAGAATGCCGATTTGCTTGAGGCTAATTTGATGAACAGCAACCTCATGCGGGCGACATTGGACGAAGCCTATCTCGCCAAAGCGAATTTGCTGGGGGCAAACCTGGAAGGGTCGGACTTCTCATGGGCGAACCTGGCTGAAGCCGATCTTTCACAGAGCATTCTAGAGTTTGCCGTGATGTTCCGAACCAATCTACACGAGGCCAAACTTGATGGAGCAAGGTTTTACGGGGCGGATCTTCGAGGAGCGAATGTCGAGAAAGCCTCTTTTCAGGGCACGCGTTTGGAGGGGGTAGCCATCCGGTATGCCCAAGGCTTAAACCAGACACAACTGAATCAGGCCTGTGTCGATGCACGAACCCGCTTGCCGGAAGGATTGGTGGGACCATCTCAATGCCTGCGCTGA
- a CDS encoding F0F1 ATP synthase subunit C, with translation MDSMTLIAVASIVTAGLTTGFGCLGPALGEGRAVSTALSSLAQQPDAANTITRTLFVGLAMIESTAIYCFVVSMILIFANPFWNHVLSQATGK, from the coding sequence ATGGACAGCATGACTCTTATCGCGGTGGCATCAATTGTCACGGCTGGCCTCACCACCGGGTTCGGCTGCCTTGGGCCGGCCCTGGGGGAAGGAAGGGCGGTATCAACCGCCTTGTCTTCTCTGGCCCAGCAGCCCGATGCCGCAAACACGATTACCCGGACGCTCTTTGTGGGCCTGGCGATGATCGAATCTACGGCCATTTACTGTTTCGTGGTCTCGATGATTCTGATCTTCGCCAACCCGTTCTGGAACCACGTGCTCTCCCAGGCCACAGGAAAATGA
- the pfp gene encoding diphosphate--fructose-6-phosphate 1-phosphotransferase: MKFAILVGGGPAPGINSVIEAATIRSRLCGVEVLGIEDGFQWLMKSDLSHTQPLTRETVSHLHFRGGSLLRTSRANPTKRPQDLSTTLTSLQKLNVTGLITIGGDDTAFSALKLAELANGRLHVVHVPKTIDNDLCLPHGMPTFGFQTARHMGVELVKNLMIDAHTTSRWYFVVTMGRKAGHLALGIGKAAGATLTLIPEEFKGATLKLGHLTNILVGAMTKRLTQGRSDGVAVLAEGLSEFLDQDDLALLGGVERDEHGNIRLAELDIGKVLKETVTQKLKHSEIKITIVYKNIGYELRCADPIPFDMEYTRDLGYCAAQFLLDGGNGAMVSIVNGRFTPLPFEDIVDSATGRTRVRMVDIESESYKIARAYMARLEAEDLANMENVSQYAEILNMTPDQFRSTFATVANPT; the protein is encoded by the coding sequence ATGAAATTCGCCATTTTGGTCGGAGGCGGACCTGCCCCCGGCATCAATAGCGTCATTGAAGCCGCCACGATTCGAAGTCGTCTTTGTGGGGTGGAGGTGCTTGGGATTGAAGATGGATTTCAGTGGTTGATGAAAAGCGACCTTTCCCATACTCAACCTCTCACCCGTGAAACGGTCAGCCACTTGCACTTTCGTGGTGGCTCCTTATTGCGCACATCTCGAGCCAATCCCACTAAACGTCCCCAAGATTTATCAACCACGTTAACCTCCCTTCAAAAATTGAATGTGACCGGCCTCATCACCATTGGCGGGGATGATACGGCCTTTTCCGCATTAAAACTGGCGGAACTGGCCAATGGGCGATTGCACGTTGTTCACGTGCCCAAAACGATTGATAACGATTTATGCCTTCCCCATGGCATGCCGACCTTCGGGTTTCAAACGGCCCGGCACATGGGAGTCGAGCTAGTCAAAAATCTCATGATTGACGCCCATACCACCTCCCGATGGTATTTCGTGGTCACCATGGGACGTAAGGCCGGACACCTGGCTCTCGGCATTGGTAAGGCGGCGGGAGCGACCCTTACCCTGATTCCTGAGGAATTCAAGGGGGCCACGCTCAAGCTTGGCCACTTAACCAATATACTGGTTGGAGCCATGACCAAACGTCTAACCCAGGGCCGTTCGGATGGTGTGGCGGTGTTGGCTGAAGGACTTTCGGAGTTTTTGGATCAGGACGACCTCGCCCTCCTAGGCGGGGTTGAACGAGATGAACATGGCAATATCCGACTGGCGGAACTGGATATCGGAAAGGTCCTGAAGGAAACCGTCACTCAAAAGCTGAAACACTCTGAGATCAAGATTACCATAGTATACAAAAACATCGGCTATGAACTTCGTTGCGCCGACCCCATTCCGTTCGACATGGAATACACCCGGGATTTGGGGTATTGTGCCGCCCAATTCCTTTTGGATGGAGGGAATGGGGCCATGGTGTCCATCGTGAACGGACGCTTCACCCCGCTGCCTTTTGAAGACATTGTGGACTCCGCTACGGGCCGTACCCGGGTGCGAATGGTCGATATTGAATCAGAATCTTACAAAATTGCCCGTGCCTATATGGCCCGATTAGAAGCGGAAGATTTGGCAAACATGGAGAACGTTTCGCAGTATGCCGAAATTTTGAATATGACTCCCGACCAATTCCGTAGTACTTTTGCCACGGTCGCTAATCCAACCTGA
- a CDS encoding F0F1 ATP synthase subunit delta — MLIDWFTVVAQALNFLILVWLLKRFLYKPILNALDAREKRIATELANADSRMAEAGQERDEFQRKNEEFDQQRAALLTKAEDEATAERQHLLDDARKESDGLRTKWQEALRSEHQSLNKELTRRTREEIFAIARKTLADLATTSLEERLGEVFIRRLREMDGQAKEGLAEALKTSSDPAIVRSAFDLPVEQRAAIQHALNETFSAEIHVRFETAPDLVSGIELTTNGQKVAWSIADYLGSLEKEVGELLKEKTKPEAKADAPPEQPADEHGT; from the coding sequence ATGTTAATCGACTGGTTTACCGTTGTCGCGCAGGCACTCAACTTTCTTATCCTGGTATGGTTATTAAAGCGTTTCCTGTACAAACCCATTCTCAATGCTCTTGACGCAAGGGAGAAACGGATCGCCACCGAACTCGCCAACGCCGATTCAAGAATGGCCGAAGCCGGACAGGAACGCGACGAGTTCCAGCGTAAAAACGAGGAGTTCGACCAGCAACGCGCGGCTCTGTTAACCAAGGCGGAGGATGAGGCCACGGCTGAACGTCAGCACCTCCTCGACGACGCGCGGAAGGAGTCGGACGGCTTGCGCACCAAGTGGCAGGAAGCATTGAGAAGCGAGCACCAAAGCCTGAATAAGGAACTCACTCGTCGAACACGGGAGGAAATCTTTGCGATTGCGCGAAAGACGTTGGCAGACCTCGCCACGACGAGCCTGGAAGAACGCCTGGGCGAGGTGTTCATTCGCCGTTTGCGAGAAATGGACGGCCAGGCGAAAGAGGGACTCGCCGAGGCTCTGAAAACCTCGTCTGACCCCGCGATTGTGCGCAGCGCGTTCGACCTGCCTGTGGAGCAACGCGCGGCGATACAACATGCCCTCAACGAAACGTTCTCGGCTGAAATCCACGTCCGGTTCGAGACCGCGCCGGACCTGGTCAGCGGGATCGAACTCACCACAAATGGACAAAAAGTGGCGTGGAGCATCGCGGATTATCTCGGGTCGCTGGAAAAGGAGGTCGGCGAACTCCTAAAAGAGAAAACCAAACCTGAAGCCAAGGCCGACGCACCTCCCGAACAACCAGCCGATGAACATGGAACCTGA
- a CDS encoding DUF2892 domain-containing protein, with protein sequence MKKYRNIGHHERMIRVGVGFLLLALSGFSLLPGWGDLVLLIVGLIALLTGIIGYCPAWQALGINTCPLHKPEHAPSHTHPSAHENPDPSSHRT encoded by the coding sequence ATGAAAAAGTATCGTAACATCGGACACCATGAACGAATGATACGGGTCGGTGTAGGGTTTCTCCTTCTTGCCTTATCAGGATTTTCACTGTTACCGGGTTGGGGAGATCTTGTCCTCCTGATTGTCGGCCTTATCGCGTTGTTAACGGGAATTATTGGATACTGTCCGGCGTGGCAAGCTTTGGGAATCAATACGTGCCCACTTCACAAACCGGAGCATGCACCTTCCCATACCCATCCATCAGCTCACGAAAACCCGGATCCCTCGTCTCACAGAACGTAA
- a CDS encoding CBS domain-containing protein yields MRAPYVPGSFRQRNVEKILKASATGQVKVEQDNLLSVSQKNAGPTSLQARLYKQVESFTQSSRAKICARDIMSSPVVTLPVMSSLSQAWDVVHSTRYRHIPIIGVDNAVIGILSDRDLFRGTVKSALSRTERAVKQAEGSIQHLVSHPVLVASPEAELRAIARVLLEERIGALPIVSEAGGLMGMITRSDILRALVAHSDFDQWV; encoded by the coding sequence ATGCGGGCCCCTTATGTGCCGGGTTCGTTCCGGCAGAGAAATGTTGAGAAAATCTTGAAGGCCTCTGCCACAGGCCAGGTGAAGGTTGAGCAGGACAATCTTCTTTCGGTTTCTCAGAAAAATGCCGGACCAACTTCTTTGCAGGCCCGCCTGTATAAACAGGTTGAATCGTTCACGCAATCCTCTCGCGCAAAAATTTGTGCCAGGGATATCATGTCCTCCCCGGTGGTCACGCTTCCTGTCATGTCCTCGCTTTCCCAAGCCTGGGATGTTGTGCATTCCACTCGATACCGACATATCCCTATCATCGGAGTGGATAATGCCGTGATTGGAATATTGTCTGATCGTGATCTGTTCCGGGGAACAGTGAAGTCGGCTCTTTCACGGACAGAGAGGGCCGTTAAGCAGGCGGAGGGTTCTATCCAACATCTGGTCAGTCACCCGGTCTTGGTTGCGTCCCCGGAGGCCGAGCTTCGCGCCATTGCGAGGGTGTTATTGGAGGAAAGGATTGGTGCTTTGCCGATTGTGTCGGAAGCGGGGGGCTTAATGGGTATGATTACCAGAAGTGATATTCTGCGTGCTCTGGTCGCACATTCTGACTTTGATCAATGGGTATAA
- a CDS encoding universal stress protein: MKTPTAPLKSKTILIPVDNSSQAEEAVRSVQAMSLPERVLLLHTISIPQLAYPGTGMSVGHHFSEAAEKALREEGVRILKKAASLLSPECKEVSQRLEIGIPASVILTLAQDESVDLIIMGSRGLGTIKEHLIGSVSHRVATHASCHVLLVKAPVVPFNSILLPIEQLLDAEWAVEFLSHKPFRGIPHITVLHVIPFAQPILPVGALLPDTWKKELQNGGVHLTKNVTDKLSNLGYSVESLVQTGAPSSVIQRQISNLQPQLVLMGIPGHSPFQRLTHGSVSHATIHHSPCSVLLIREPSPQATA, translated from the coding sequence GTGAAGACACCAACCGCGCCATTAAAATCCAAAACCATTTTAATTCCTGTGGATAATTCCTCACAGGCGGAGGAGGCCGTTCGAAGCGTACAGGCTATGTCTCTTCCAGAACGCGTACTGCTGCTCCACACCATTTCCATTCCCCAACTCGCCTATCCAGGAACAGGCATGAGTGTCGGGCACCATTTTTCCGAGGCCGCAGAAAAGGCGTTGCGGGAAGAAGGTGTTCGAATCCTCAAAAAGGCCGCCTCCCTTTTATCACCGGAGTGCAAGGAGGTCTCCCAACGCCTCGAAATTGGAATTCCCGCCTCGGTCATTCTAACATTGGCACAGGACGAATCGGTGGACCTCATCATTATGGGTTCGCGTGGGTTAGGAACCATTAAGGAACACCTGATCGGGAGCGTCTCGCATAGGGTCGCGACCCATGCATCTTGTCACGTACTTCTCGTCAAGGCTCCCGTTGTCCCGTTCAACAGCATCCTTCTTCCCATCGAACAACTTCTAGATGCTGAATGGGCCGTTGAGTTCTTGTCACACAAGCCTTTTCGAGGCATTCCGCATATTACGGTGCTGCATGTCATACCCTTTGCTCAGCCTATTCTCCCGGTTGGCGCACTGTTACCGGACACCTGGAAGAAGGAACTCCAAAACGGAGGCGTCCATTTAACGAAAAACGTCACGGACAAACTCTCAAACCTGGGATATTCCGTAGAGAGTCTTGTTCAAACAGGGGCTCCTTCCTCAGTCATTCAAAGACAGATCTCAAATCTGCAACCCCAATTAGTCCTCATGGGTATCCCCGGTCATTCACCCTTTCAACGACTGACACACGGGAGTGTGTCTCATGCGACCATTCACCATTCTCCCTGTTCCGTGCTCTTGATTCGTGAGCCCTCTCCACAAGCTACCGCTTGA
- a CDS encoding universal stress protein, which yields MKILCAVDGSEFSLWALECVGKLFRHSVKELILLHAVDPRILRGGGGKRPKMDEPGTKDISQKLEAAGQKVLTDCAHRMEMVLSQATTKPFAAIKTALVKGHAADSIISYAERSLPDLVVVGSRGMNDLPGYLLGSISRTVLTHGPCSVLTVKSPLDVPASVLLALDGSKPSKFAANRVKEWLSPEEVTLHLVSVVPDILTNASKKMFPKSRLKSLVAPLRQHAQECLEEYRKLFLKEGFQVVGERLQGNPREKIVESVPKCHTQLVVMGSKGLTGVERFTMGSVSEWVSAYAPSSVLVVRH from the coding sequence ATGAAAATTCTGTGTGCCGTTGATGGGTCGGAGTTTTCTCTCTGGGCTCTTGAATGTGTGGGGAAATTGTTTCGCCATTCGGTAAAAGAATTGATCCTGTTGCATGCGGTTGATCCACGGATATTGAGAGGTGGTGGGGGAAAGCGACCTAAAATGGATGAGCCAGGCACCAAAGATATTTCCCAAAAGCTGGAGGCAGCGGGTCAGAAGGTCTTGACTGATTGTGCCCATCGAATGGAAATGGTGTTAAGCCAAGCTACCACCAAGCCGTTTGCGGCGATTAAGACGGCCTTGGTGAAAGGCCATGCGGCTGATTCCATTATTTCCTATGCCGAGCGAAGCCTCCCTGATTTGGTGGTTGTGGGATCACGCGGAATGAACGATCTCCCGGGATATTTACTTGGGAGTATTTCGAGAACGGTTTTGACCCACGGCCCCTGCTCGGTCTTGACGGTCAAGAGTCCACTCGACGTGCCGGCTTCCGTCTTACTCGCCCTGGATGGGTCCAAGCCATCAAAGTTTGCGGCGAACCGGGTGAAAGAATGGCTGTCTCCTGAAGAGGTGACCCTTCACCTGGTGTCGGTTGTGCCCGATATTCTGACGAATGCGTCCAAGAAGATGTTTCCGAAATCACGACTCAAATCCCTGGTGGCTCCCCTTCGACAGCATGCTCAGGAATGCCTTGAGGAGTATCGAAAATTGTTTCTCAAGGAAGGGTTTCAAGTGGTGGGAGAACGTCTTCAGGGGAATCCACGGGAGAAAATCGTCGAATCGGTTCCAAAATGTCATACGCAATTGGTGGTCATGGGATCCAAGGGGCTCACTGGTGTTGAACGGTTTACCATGGGAAGTGTTTCGGAATGGGTGAGCGCCTATGCGCCCTCCTCCGTGCTGGTCGTTCGGCATTAG